One Aegilops tauschii subsp. strangulata cultivar AL8/78 chromosome 7, Aet v6.0, whole genome shotgun sequence genomic window carries:
- the LOC141027231 gene encoding uncharacterized protein has product MSYRAPDPSKERPQPRDGEVVIFADHMSRGFAPPGSKFFRDVLNFFDLRPQDIGPNSVSNICNFQVFCEVYLGEEPSLLLFRELFYLNRQNECANGPSLELGGISIQRRRDCLFPYAELPSHPKDWNQTWFYCQDTSPADESPLPGFRPSRLEPTHPLSDKLTQAERQPLLPTINKIKALLGNGLNGIDLVWVWISWRVIPLSRHPGLMCEYTGRKDDPLRHSRNDLPEDVAEDMTKALLNESLADCGRTGLSPFCKTNPAPAVDDKFWKVKYDHEAAKKARKAKKAAKRAAPHKKGSRPTASELLQPSDSSESEDDTGASNPVVEEIHESWRHTRTNKDADLSSGLPDASRKRRTEETSPSSGDSMQSNLPAFKTVPGAQAKLTKRAKKNTPVEEPDLPEPEVAAQEPPAASALEATAPTDKATAEASANPETSSPAQPVNDPDVVITRTEFVEPGRPTALAKCSAKEELLQHRRANLDLTDYANLNIGEIVSGYVSQVHKSRDVEIGMVNQIQQKSEAACKKFEADISDLKTRLRTQETETRKANAKFVSSIAAQEKLKTDFDAERKAWAEEKATLVNRAEQAEKALTEKTAELSGLKRQVSQMVAAIFGPRSANLNQSVVTKLKAVYTLVEQLYTGSQRALVVVALSNEVPTHLAEVLRRLAVLPQRVQELRRASARAGAIAALSRAKAFLPELDPADIALGYPSLKEDGTPFDQRDFAACVKIVRPVATLIGNDTDLTKYQPGYNAENQRIRTPRYEAISLVPPTRKHTFAPEIDPAGLIDEEAQFEALSGID; this is encoded by the exons atgtcctaccgtgcccccgacccatcaaaggagagaccacaaccaagggacggggaggtggtcatttttgcggatcatatgagccggggcttcgcaccgcccggctcaaagttctttagagacgtgctaaatttctttgatctgcggccacaagacataggacccaattccgtgtcaaacatatgcaacttccaagtattctgcgaagtctaccttggagaggagcccagcttgctgctcttcagagagcttttctacctgaaccgtcagaacgagtgcgccaacgggccaagcttggaacttggtggcatctccattcagcgacggagagactgccttttcccttacgccgagctgccaagccacccaaaggactggaaccagacgtggttctattgccaagacacgtcgccggctgacgagagtccgctgcccggctttcgcccctcgcgtctggaaccaacacaccctctgtcagacaagctgactcaagcggagcgccaacctctgctccccaccattaacaagatcaaggctctcctgggcaatggtctcaatggaattgatctggtctgggtctggatctcgtggcgggtgatccccttgagccgccaccccggcttaatgtgtgagtacacaggccggaaagatgaccccctgcgacacagccgcaacgatcttcctgaagacgttgccgaggacatgaccaaggctctcttgaacgagagcttggcagactgcgggaggaccggcttaagccccttctgcaagaccaacccggccccagcg gttgatgacaaattctggaaggtcaaatatgaccatgaggcggccaagaaggccaggaaggctaagaaagccgccaagagagccgctccccacaagaagggaagtaggcctactgcttcagagctgttGCAAccaagcgacagctccgagtcagag gatgacaccggagcaagtaacccggtggttgaagag attcatgagagctggcggcacacccggaccaacaaggacgctgacctctcctccggcttacccgacgcatcgaggaaacgccgaaccgag gaaacctcaccctcctctggtgactcgatgcaatcaaacctgccggccttcaagaccgtacccgg tgcccaggcaaagctcaccaagagggcgaaaaagaacacgccggtcgaagagccggacttgcctgaaccggaggtagcagctcaagaaccgccagctgcctccgctctcgaagccaccgctccaaccgacaaggcaaccgcagaagcttctgctaacccggagacctccagcccggctcagccggtcaatgacccggacgtggtaatcacccggacggagtttgttgagccggggagacctactgcgctggccaagtgctccgccaaggaggaGTTGCTACAGCACCGCCGGgctaatctggacctcaccgactacgccaatctgaacatcggagaaatcgtctccggctatgtcagccaagtgcacaagagccgggatgtagagatcggcatggtgaaccagattcagcagaagtctgag gctgcttgcaagaagtttgaagctgacatctccgatctgaagacccgcctgaggacgcaagaaactgagacccggaaggccaatgccaaatttgtgtccagtattgctgcgcaagaaaagctgaagacggactttgacgctgaacggaaagcttgggccgaagagaaggctactctggtgaaccgggccgaacaggcggagaaggctctgacagagaagaccgccgaactctccggcttaaagcgccaagtgtcccagatggttgccgcaatcttcg gtcccagaagcgccaacctcaaccaaagtgtggtgaccaagttgaaggccgtgtacaccctggtggagcaactctacaccgggtcacagcgcgccttggtcgtggtggccctatccaatgaggtgccgactcacctggcggaagttcttcgccggcttgccgttcttcctcaacgtgtccaagagctgcggcgggcctctgcaagagccggagccatagccgccctgagccgggccaaggcgttccttccagaattagacccggcggacattgccctcggctatcccagtttgaaggaagacggcacacccttcgaccaaagggactttgcagcttgcgtgaagatcgtgcgcccggtggccaccctcattggaaatgacacagatctgaccaagtaccagccgggttacaatgcagaaaatcagaggatccgcactccgcgttatgaagctaTCAGCTTAGttccgccgactcgtaagcacaccttcgccccggagattgacccggccgggttaattgacgaggaagctcaatttgaagctctgagcggcattgactag